A window of Halobacillus naozhouensis genomic DNA:
CATAAGAGAAACAGGACAGTTTGTGGTTAATATCGTATCTGAATCTCTCGCTAATCAGATGCATGAAAGCAGTAAAGCCCATGAGTCCGAGGTAGATGAATTCAAAAAAGCAGACCTGAAAGCAGCAGAAAGCAAAACGATCCAACCACCTCGGGTGATGGAAGCGCCAGTTAATATGGAATGTGAGCTTGACCAAGTCATCGAAATTGGAACGAACCATCTCATTCTCGGGAAAGTGGTATGCTATCATATTCAGGAAGATGTCTATATGGAAACAGATAAAGTGGATCCATATAAACTTGCGCCGGTTGGGAGAATGGCTGGTGATTACACATATGTTAAAGAGTTCTATAAATTGCCAACATCAGAATAAATCATAAGCACTTGACCTCTTCTAAAGGACAGGTGCTTTTTTAATGGCATAGGAAATTATAAAAATATTTGGCTGTGGAAGTGGAGGCATCTGAATGATTTCCATAAGTTTAATAAAAAATGACTTCTCAAATTTAATTCCATTATATATACTGTTACTGTACTACGATTAATAATACAGTTGGTACAGTAATGGATTTTGGAGGTGTATTTATGTTCGAGCTGGATATGAGGAGCCGTAAGCCTATTTATGAACAGCTTGTTGAAAAACTAAAACATCTCATTATCAGTGATGTTTTACAGGAAGATGAGAAGCTCCCATCTGTCCGCGAGCTGGCTCAGGAACTGACGATTAATCCTAATACGATCCAAAAAGCCTATCGTGAACTCGAAATACAAGGATACACTTATTCCGTTAAAGGGAAGGGGAGTTTTGTTAATCCAGCTTCTCCATTTAAGGATAAACACAAATTAGAAGAAGTACGCTTAGAACTAAGGAAATTGTTTGCCGAAGCGATATACCTTGGTATGACGGTACAAGAAATTAAGGCATTGGTTGAGGAAGTAAAGGGAGGACCTGATCATGATTGAAGTGAAGAATATTACTAAATCATTTGCAAAAGAGATGGTTGTGAACAATGTGAGCTTTGGTGTGAAACAAGGGTCGATTTACGGGCTTCTTGGTTCAAATGGTGCTGGAAAAACAACTCTTATGCGTTTAATAAGTGGAATTCTTAAGCAGAACTCAGGTACAATCCGCATGTTTGACGAAGACGTATTTGAGAATTTACATGTAAAAAATAGACTTGTCTTTATTCCGGATTCTCTTTATTTTTTTCCACAATACAATGTGAAACAACTTGCTAAATATTATAAGGAAATGTATCCAGATTGGAGCGAGGAACGTTACGAACAGCTCAAAAAGATGTTTAATTTGGATGAAAATAAGAAAGTACACCAGTTTTCTAAGGGGATGCAGAGACAGGTCGTGTTTTGGTTGTCGATGTCAGCTATGCCTGACATTCTAATCCTGGATGAACCGTTTGATGGCCTTGATGCCGTAATGAGAAAGAAAATAAAGAATCTAATTATTCAAGATGTAGCAGAGCGTGCAATGACGGTCCTTATTTCTTCTCATAACCTGCGGGAAGTAGAAGACATCTGTGACTACATAGGTATTTTGCACAAAGGTGAAGTGTTACTTCAGAGGGATTTAGACGATTTAAAAACGGACATCCATAAAATTCAGGTTTCCTTTAAAGACTTCGATATGGCCCCACTTAAGCGCAGGTTGAATATTTTATATCACGAGAAGCGAGGAAGTGTCCATCTCCTAATTGTCAAAGGGAAAGAGGAGGAGGTAAGTCATACGGTGGAAAAATATTCGCCTGTCCTGTATGACCGTTTGCCCCTAACCCTCGAGGAGATTTTCATCTATGAATTGGGAGGTGCAGGGTATGCCATCGAAACCATCACTGTTTAAGAAAGAGGTTATCAAACAGGATTTTAGAAACATCGGCTGGATCGGAATCGTTTATTTACTAGGGTTGCTGTTCACATTGCCGCTTCAACTGATGATGGACATGAACAGTGAATTCAGCAGAGAAATGTATTATGATAATGGGCTGTTTGACCCGTTATTTTTGTACGGAATTCAAATAATTTTTTTATTTGTTATGCCCGTACTTATGGCTATTTTCCTCTTTCGCTATGTGCATGTCAGGGAAGCGGCTGACTTCATTCACAGCCTGCCAATTAAGAGAGGCTCTTTATTTAACTACCATATAATCTCGGGAACAATTCTTTTGATTGCTCCGATTTTAATTACAGGTTCAATTCTCATTATTTCTCATTGGATATGGGATGTAGGAGACTATTATACTCTTAGTGATTTAGGCTATTGGGTGTCTGTTTTTGTGATATTCTCACTTTTTCTATTTATAACTAGTGTTTTTGTGGGATCACTGACTGGATTATCTGCCGTACAGGGTGTATTAACGTACGTTTTATTAGTGTTACCCGCTGGGGGGTATGGATTAATTTCCTATAATCTGAAATTTTTCGTACAAGGTTTTTCCATTGATAAAGCAATGACCCAGGCTATTGAAAACTATTCACCTCTCCTTGAATTTGCAATGTATCAACCTAGGGGACCTATTGGTACAGAGGTGAGTCCGCCTATCGGTTTTGTAGGGTTAGTCATTTATTTTGGATTAGCTCTCCTGTTATACGCAGCCGCCTTATTGATCTATAGAAAACGAAATATCGAAAATGGCAGTCAGGCTTTCGCAGTTCTCACTCTTCGGCCCGTGTTTAAATATGGGACCACCTTTTCCGTCATGTTGCTTGGAGGTTTATATTTTAGTAGCTCGCAATTGAGCTACTCCTGGTTATTTATCGGCTATGCCATAGGGGCGTTCTTTGGCTTTGTCATTTCTGATATGCTTCTACAAAAAACATGGCGTGTCTTCCATATCCATAAGTTAAAAGGGATAGTCAGTTATACAGCAGTAGTAGTTATTCTTATTTTAGCAGTGCCTATTATTGCAAGAGGGTATGAATCTGCCGTGCCTCCAAAAGATGACATTAAAAATGTGTACATGGGCACCAGCTATTCTGAATATCAAGGGAAACTCGAATTAGGTGCCCCTTTTATTCATAAACCAGACAACGTTGAGGCTGTACGAAAAGTACATCAGGAGTTAATCGATGTAGCTGAACCGATGGAAGGCGGGAGGCGTACTATCTTCCTGGCCTATGAGTTAAATAATGGGGAAAAAGTTTTTCGTGAATACCATGTGAAAGAACAGCGTAGGCTTCCCTATATAGAAAAAGTTTATAACAGTAAGGAATATAAATGGATGACTTACGATGCATTTCATGTAGACCCCTCTAAGATAGATCGGTTGACCCTTCATTCCCCTATCTCTCAAGGGGGCCCCGTAAATATTGTAGATCCTGAAGAAATAACCCAGGCACTACAGCTTATTAAGAAGGATATTCTGAACCAATCTTATAGAAATATGAGAGGGCCTAATGGGTTATCTATTAGTTTAAACATTGAGGAAGGATATAAACATCATAATGTCCAAATCCCTATAAGTTTTACGAACTTCAAGGATTGGCTAAAGGATAAAAATTTGTATGCCAAAATGTTTCTACAAGCAGATCAGGTTCATAAAGTAGAAATAATCAAGATGAAATCACCAATGAGAAGAGGAGAGAGCCCTTATGATCTCTTGCTAGGGGAAAGTGGACTAGAAACATCAGATAATGAAAAAATTGCTGAGGTGATTTCTGCTGCTAGTGAATCCGCAGGGGGCGATTATCTAGTAGGTTTCTATATAAGTGAGGATGAACTTTTTACGGTTGCCACCTTAGAAGCAAGTGAAGCACCCGATTGGATTATGGACCAATTTAAATAATGGTTAAGAGAGGAAATATAATGATGGATGAAGATTTTGATGAGCTCTATCTAACCTATTATAATAGAGTCTATTATTCAGCCTATCGAGTTACTAAGGATCAATGCTCTGCAGAGGACGTCCTTCAGGAAACGTTTATAAAAGCCTACCGAAATTCCGACCAACTCAAAGACGTTGAGAAAATCGGGGCGTGGTTGTCTACTGCAGCTACCAGAACAGCTATCGATCTTTTGCGAAAAGAAAGAAAGTATGTGGTAACGGAGATCGAAGAGGTTCCACTGAGAGTAGGTGAAGTTGCTTCGTTTCGTTCAACCGTAGAAGAGTCTTGTGAGCAGCGGGAACTGGAAGAAGAAGTATGGAAAAGTACAAGTTCTTTGTCCCCGAAATTGAAGGAGATCTTTAAGATGAAATATTACTTTTATTTTAAGGAGGCTGAAATTGCCAAGCATCTACAGTTATCGCCGTCTGCAGTGAAGTCAAGGCTTTACCGAGCAAGGAATTACATGAAAAAACAGGTGGAAGGCTTGACCGAACACGATCAAACCGCATGAAAAAACCCGCTTCTGGCGGGTTTTTATATTTCTGGAGTTGGAGTTGGCTCGGCATAACCTTGTTTGTACTGTGCATCGATGTTCTCTCGAATTTCCTGCACCGATTTGCCATTTTGGTAGTCAATCATAGCCTGAGCGGCAATTTCTAAACAGACTCCACATTTTGTTCCATGATCGTCCCAAACAATAGCTCCGTTTTCTTTGTTGTCATGTATGAAACAGTCGTAATTATTCTTATGGCCGACAGATTCACCACAGCCGCAGTAGCATGGTATTTGCTCTAACAGTTCTTTATGCTGAGAAGCTGATGTATAGATAAGCTGCATATTTTCAGGCTTATTTTTTAAAAACTTTGGCATTACCTCATAACTTGGTGTTTTAACTCGTTTATCCCCCATAACTATTTCACTTGAATGTTGGTGTTGTGAGTGAGTTTCAGGTTGTGATGGGGTGGAGGATTGCTGAGTTTCTTCTGTATGATTGCTTGAACAACCTGCCATCAAGCTGCCTACTAAAAAACCGATGACGATCAAAAGCTTTACTCTCATTCGTTACTCTCCTTTCAGGTAACACTTGCTTCTATCTTAGACGCTACTGAGGCGGAGGGCAAGCAGGTAATCAAAAATTCGAAAATAGACCTAAAGAAACCAGCAGAGAACTGTGGGTGACAGCAGGATGTTCAATCATGCAAAATTAAGGGTATAACAACTAAGTAAATCGTAAGGAAGGGTGATTGTATGCGAAACATCGCTAAAGAAGGAGATCAATTTGTGATGAAGGAAGATGGCAATCGTATTGCAGAAATTTCTGTTGTACCTTCCGGGAGTGACCGGCTTATTGTGGACCATACCTTTGTTTCGGAAGCGCATCGTGAGGAAGGGAATGGCGAAAAGCTTGTGGAAAAGGTTGTTCAATTTGCACGTGAGGAGAATAAAAAGATCATTCCCCTATGTTCTTTTACTAAGAATGTGATGGAGCAGAATGAAGCTTATCATGATGTCCTAATTTAACCCTCCTAAATGAAAGGATCCTCCTGAAATTCATTTGAATGAAGTTCAGGAGGATCCTTTTAGGACAGCAGGAAGCGGATCAGTTCGACGTTGACACAGGAAGTGCGTTCTTAACCCAACTTCCTTTGAATACAAACTTAGTAGAACGTCCTCTCATGCTTATCGGGAGTGTTTACTCGTTCATTCGGCTAATGTTTCAACGATTTTATCAATAGACATACTATGAGCAATTACACCATCAATCGTCCAGTGACTTGGCTTGTTCATAACATAAATTTGATCTTTTTCAGCAGCAGGGATACTCTGCCAGACAGAGCTGTTCTTGAGAGTTTCAAACCCTCCTTCCCCTTCAGATCCAATCAAAAATACATGATCTGCCTTGAGCTGTCCCAATTTTTCTATCGACATTGGCTTCCATTGGGCGCCCGCTTCAGGAAGGTTTTTAATGAATTCCGGCTGTGTAACACCCATTTCGCTGTAAACTACTTCGGCAATATATCGGTTGTTTTCAAAAACAAAAAACTGGTCGCCTTTGGTCCATATAAAAGCAACTGATTCATCTCCAATTGCTTCTTGCAGGCTTGTTTTAGCCTCTTTTACTTTCTTGTCAAAATCAGCGAGTATTTGTTCAGCTTTGTCTTGTTTCCCTAGGATTCTACCCATTCGTTTCAGCTGATCTCTCCAGTTCGAACTTACTTCTTCTTTATATACATAAGTTGGAGCAATCTTGCTGTAATCTTCGTAACTGCCATTTTGTAAGGAAGAAGGGGAACTGAAAATCAGCAGATCCGGTTTATGTTTAAGTACTTGTTCGAGCGGCATATCCCAGGCAATCTTAGGAACTCCTTCAAGCTGTGGCTGCAAGTAGTCAAGAACATCGCTGCCTATTGACCATTGAGCAGCAGGGGTTACTCCAAGAGCTACTAAAGAATCTTCTAAGTAGGGAGCAATAATTCTTTCCGGATTGGCCGGTATGGTTACTTCACCGGAAGCATGCTCAAGGGTACGTTCTTTGTTAGCACCTTCCTCTTTATTAGTTGAATCAGATGTACCTTCCTCATTGCCGTTCCCGCAGGCTGTGATGAAAGTCAAAACGAATAACAGGCTAAACATTATACATATTTTTTTGTTAAACATGAGGCTCCTCCTAATAATGATGATTATATACGATAATGATAATCATTTTCATTTGATCAGTCAAATCTTATTTTAGTATGGCGATAAGACCTTGAATTATGAGAAGGAGAATTATATACTAGTTTAAGTGATAATGATTCTCATTTCAGATGATATAAACGATTTACAGCTTGTGGGGAACTAGAGAGGGTTGAATGACGTGGGAGAATTGGACAAGGGTCGCATAGAAGGATTAACAAGCCGTTTTTTTCGAGCGGTTATGATTTTCGTGGGTGGTTTTATTGCTCTAATTGTATCATTGGGGTTTTCAGTGGCCCTGGGTGTAACCGATATCAAGCTTGCTACAGTTTGGCAAGCTGTCGTTGCCTTTGATCCAGATCTGACTAACCATCAAGTGATTAGAGAGTTGAGGCTGCCCAGGGCAATTGCTGCTGCTCTTATCGGGGGATTCCTGGCTGTTTCAGGGGCTGTGATGCAAGGTCTCACTAGAAACCCGCTTGCCTCTCCATCAATCATGGGAGTTACTCACGGGGCTGCTTTTGCTTTAATCATTGCGCTTGTCTTTTTTCCAACTGTCAGTAATCTTGGCATGACCTTAGCCTCTTTTGTTGGAGCTGGAGTAGGGGTTGTTCTCGTGTTTGCCGTGGGGTCCTTTTCGAAGGGTGGACTTACTCCGGTTAAGCTGGCGCTTGCTGGTGTAGCGGTAGGCGGTATGCTTAGTTCACTTTCCACAGCTATTTCTCTGCATTTCCAAGTGGCAAAGCAAATGAGCTTCTGGTATGCAGGAGATCTATCCAGTACGAGTTGGACATCTGTGCAGTTATTATTAGCAGCTGGGGCTGTTGGGCTACTATTGGCTGTAATCATATCCCGAGCAGTGACAATTCTGAGTTTAGGGGAAGAGGTCTCAAAAGGGCTGGGGCAAAACACGCTCGTAGTTAAGACACTTGGTGTTATCGTCGTGCTGGTCTTGACGGGGGCGGCTGTTTCAGTAGCAGGAACTGTTGGATTTCTTGGACTGGTTATTCCTCATATTACTCGATTTCTCGTCGGAACAGATTATCGTTTAATTATTCCGGTATCAGCTGTGCTTGGAGGCTTGCTGCTCGTACTAGCTGATATCGGTGCTCGACTGGTTAATGCTCCGTATGAAACACCGGTTGGGGCCATTACGGCTTGTATTGGTGTGCCGTTCTTTCTATATCTGGCCCGCGGGGAAAGGAGCGGGTTATGATGAAACAACTTTCATTACAAAACAGGAGCCGGTTTTGGTGGACGGTGGGCAGCTTGCTCGTACTCATTGCGGTTATGCTGCTAGTCAGTTTAAATACTGGTGTTGTCCAAATTGCCCCGGTGGATGTTATGCGGACATTGTTTGGTTTCGGGAATGAAAGACAGGAACTGGTGTTATTTGACTTCAGGCTGCCAACAATAGTTCTGGCATTATTGGTTGGTGCCGGGTTTGCCATCTCCGGTGCAATTTTACAGGGAGTCACTCAAAACGAATTGGCAGACCCCGGGATATTAGGAATTAACACGGGAGCGGGATTAGCTGTTGTCGTGTACATATTCTTTTTTCAAAGTTCAATGGCCGGTATTAGTGGATTTGGTGTTTATATTCTTCCGATATTTGCCTTGATTGGCGCGTTTGCAGCAGCCGTGCTTGTGTATCTTTTAGCATGGAAAAAAGGAGTTAACCCTGTTAGGTTGATTCTCGTTGGAATCGGAGTCAACGCAGGATTTAGTGCAGCTTTAATTATTTTTCAAATAAAAATGAACCCGCAAGATTTTACGCAGGCTTTAGTCTGGCTGTCGGGAGACATTTGGGGCTCTAGCTGGAGTTTCGTAATCGCTCTCTTTCCATGGATTATAGGATTGATCGTTTACAGCATGTATAAATCGCCTGTCATTAATATATTAAATTTGGGGGATCAGATGGCGGTAGGACTGGGAGCGAGAGTTGAACGGGAACGCCGGCTGCTTCTTTTGCTGGCTGTAGCCATTGCAGGTTTATGTGTAGCGGCAGCCGGAGGGATTGCGTTTCTCGGTCTTATTGCACCACATATTGCCCGAAGGATAGTTGGCCCCAAGCATCAGCAGCTGCTCCCGGTCACTGCTCTGCTGGGCGCACTCATATTACTTGTGGCTGACACGATCGGAAAAAATATTATTGCCCCTGCTGAAATTCCGGTTGGTATTGTAGTCACCATTGTTAGCACACCTTATTTTCTTTATTTGCTCATGAAAACGAAATAAAAGGAGACTGAACGAATGAGTGAACTTTATGATGTAACGATAATTGGCGGAGGAACGACAGGGCTCTATACAGCATTCTATAGTGGCATGCGTGATTTGAAAACGAAGGTCATTGAATATCAGCCGGATCTTGGCGGCAAGGTTTCCTTTTTTTACCCCGAGAAAAAGATCTATGATGTCGGGGGATTCCCTGGAGTACTTGGAGATGATCTGGTAGCAGATGTAAAAGAACAAGCCCTAAGTGTTCAACCGACCATTGTAATGGGGGAAAAGATCAAAGCCCTCGAAAAGCAGGAAGATGGAACATTTGTGTTGACCTCCCATTCCGGTGAAAAGCATTTTTCTAAAACGGTGATCGTGGCATCAGGGTTAGGAACTTACGATCTGCGTCCTCTAGATGTGGAAGGAAGTCATTATTATGGAGGTCAGCATATTCATTATACGATTCAGAACCTTATGCAGTACACAGGTCAAAAAGCTGTCGTGATTTCAGAGAATCGGGTGGGGCTAGATTGGGCTCTGGCCCTGGAAAACGTGGCCTCGGAAGTTCATCTCATTAATCGGGGGGCGGAATTTAAAGCTGTCTATGGAAATGATTTAGAAAAGCTAGAGCATTCTAATGTCCATGTTCATATGGAAGCGAGAGTGGAAAAGCTGGAAGGTACAGAAACTGCACTGGAAAGAATCATCCTCGACAATGGGGAACAAATTCAGACGGATCACCTGCTCGTATACGAAGGACTACAAATTGATAAGAGTTTGTATGACCAGTGGGGATTAGTGACAGAAAAGGGACGAATTCCTGTAGGTACCGATATGGCTACATCACTTGAAGGGGTGTTTGTGGCAGGGGATGCAGCTGTTTATCCGAGTAAAACAATGTTGATTGCTTCAGGTTTTAATGAGGCCATGGCAGCTGTGAATAGTGCCAAATCATTTATTGATCCAAAGGCGAAATCGCAGGTATATAGTACGGTTATTTATAAACACGTGGAATAGCGGGGTCTCTCTCAATTCCCTTCTATAAAATTAAGGCTAAGTTAGGTAATGTTAATCTATATCTATTTAGCTAGAGAGGGGAATGAGGCAATGAATCATGTATTAATGAAGCAGTTTGAGTTTCATGTTTGGGCTTATGAAAAAACATTCAGGCATTTAGAGAGTCTGCCTGATCACGTTTTCGAAAAGAAAATGCAAAATGTCTTTCCTTCCTTAGCGAAAGTGTTTGGACATGTATATGTCGTGGATAATCTTTGGCTGGGGGCCATTGCAGGGAAAAGTTTCCATGAAGTTCGCCGCTCTATAGGGCAATGGACAGAGGAAACTGAGGGAAGAAGTATCGTTGGTATGGAGGAGTTGTTTGGCCATCTTGCCCACCAGTACAGAAACTTTCTCCATGACAAACACGAAGGTGAGGTAATAAAGGTTGTTCACCCTGAATTTGGAAATTTGACCGCTTCTTATTTTGATCTTATTCAACATGTCGTAAAATCATGGTACATATCATCGGGGAAATATTACGTCCATGTTGCGCCAGTTAGGTTATGAAGGTGTGTCGACAGATTATATATTTTATTTGTATGCCTCAGCAGAAGCATAACCTTTATAGGAAGATGGTATGGTAAAATACACATAAAAAGGGGGATTCCGGGTGGATCGGTGCCCTTTTTTTATGTGTATAATTACCAGTAAGATCACAATTAGTGTGCGAAATGTGGTCATGACTAATATATAATCGTGTACAACGTCCTTGTACAGGATTAAGTTGGTCTGACTACACCAGTTTCGATATAAGAGCGGACGAGCTGCCATTCATTATCTATCAACTTAAATGTATTGAAGTATAGATGAGGGGCTGCCTCTTCTCCTTTAATAATCGGAGAAAGATAGAAGCTGGCCAGCCATTCGTCTTCCTTTAATTTTGTTAAGAATGGTCCGTATATTTCCACTCCATATCCATAGATGCAAAATGATCGAACGCTTGCTCCCAACCCATAATTGACTCTTTATAGGAGTAATCCATAACTTCGCCTTCCCTCACCTCTCTTACTATGAGGTTTTTAGAAGTTACCTTTTTTAAGTATGAAAGATCGTGTTGACTTATCCTGGTTTTAAACTGTTCATAGAATTCTTTGAAAGTTAACTGTTCCACGTATAGTCACCCCTGATTTTCAGTAAGTTATTCTATACTTTACCATATAGTAAGAAACAGTTTGGTTGTTTTGAGCAAGATAAATTAATACTTTATTTCAGTTCGGAACATATTTAATTTCAAATCCTTAGATAACTTCTTAATAAGAGCTCCTCCAGCTGTGCTGTTTCCCTTTTTGTCAATTGCCGGACCAACAACACCGATTCCCATCCGGCCCGGCACAGCTCCAATAATACTTCCAGAGACGCCGCTCTTACACGGGAAACCGGCCTCAACGGCGTATTGGCCGGAAGAATTATACATTCCTGAGGTCATCATGATGGCTTTCACGGTTCGCAAGTGATGGGGAGGAATCAGCTTCTCATCTCCTCCAGGAGCTATTCCGCCCCGGGCCAGAAAAAGGCCTGCTCTTGCGAAATCATCGCAACACATCATGACAGCGTTTATCCGAAAGTAAAGATCAAGAGCTTCCTCTACATCTGTAATGAGGGCTCCAGTACTTTGCATGAAATAGGCTAAGGAACGATTACGCGCTCCATTAGCGATCTCAGCCTGATACACCTTCTCATCCATTTCCAGGGTTGGATTATTGGTCAGGTCTCTCAAAAAGTGCAAATAGCGTTCAAAGCGGTTATCGTTATTGCCGCCTTTTATCAATGAACAAACAGCAATCGCTCCAGCATTCACCATAGGATTAAAAGGTTTAATGTCATCATGAGACTCAAGGGCGCTAATGGAATTAAACATCTCTCCAGTTGGTTCCATACCTACCGCTTGAAAGACTCGTTCCTTGCCGAAATCCTGCAGGGCAAGCATCAGAGCAATGATTTTGGATGTGCTTTGCATAGGAACTTTATGGGAAGAGTCACCGGCTGTATAATGATTCTGTTCACTCGTAATGATAGATACCCCTAATTTATCTCTTAACGTCTCGTCAAAGTTAGGAAGCTCCGTATTCACGCGTCCATTTACGGCATAAGGTTTGCTGTCTTCGATTACTTTATTCAAATATTCGTTTGATAGTTGGTTCATATGAAAACTCCTTAGTTGGATGGATGGTAGTAATATATACCCAATATTGGCAGAGCTAATTCTTTTTAAGTTCTCCTGATTTGGTTTGACAATTCATAGATTTGGTATATGATTTAGTTAAATAATTTTTACTGTATAAAAGGAGTTAACCGATGAAGGATATACAATTGCTCACCACCCATGAACAGCTCAAAACATTAAGTGATCCTTTTCGTTCTCAATTACTGCTTCGCCTCATGGAGAAGCCAATGACAGGACAACA
This region includes:
- a CDS encoding DinB family protein; translation: MNHVLMKQFEFHVWAYEKTFRHLESLPDHVFEKKMQNVFPSLAKVFGHVYVVDNLWLGAIAGKSFHEVRRSIGQWTEETEGRSIVGMEELFGHLAHQYRNFLHDKHEGEVIKVVHPEFGNLTASYFDLIQHVVKSWYISSGKYYVHVAPVRL
- the glsA gene encoding glutaminase A yields the protein MNQLSNEYLNKVIEDSKPYAVNGRVNTELPNFDETLRDKLGVSIITSEQNHYTAGDSSHKVPMQSTSKIIALMLALQDFGKERVFQAVGMEPTGEMFNSISALESHDDIKPFNPMVNAGAIAVCSLIKGGNNDNRFERYLHFLRDLTNNPTLEMDEKVYQAEIANGARNRSLAYFMQSTGALITDVEEALDLYFRINAVMMCCDDFARAGLFLARGGIAPGGDEKLIPPHHLRTVKAIMMTSGMYNSSGQYAVEAGFPCKSGVSGSIIGAVPGRMGIGVVGPAIDKKGNSTAGGALIKKLSKDLKLNMFRTEIKY